CTTTGAGATAGGTGAAGGCAATTTGTTCTTGCTGCTCCTGATACTGGGAGAGGATACCCGATCGGCGGCAAAGAAACAGGGGGGTGCGATCGCCCCATTTCATGAATGAACCCAGTAATTGGGCATCATGGATGGTGCGGGCCTCTGGGAGTTCGTAGAGCTGTTGCAGCATCACGGTCAGATCTCGGGCATAGGAGGTATCGATATAGGCGACCAGAGGAACCCGATGACGATCAGCCGCTCGCAATAAGGCCAGAATGCAACGGGTATAGAACGCCCGCACGGGTTCTTCAAAGGGTTCGGCAAAAGTGGCGACCAGGGAGCCATCCAGGAAAACAAGACAGTCCTCGGCTCCAGCATGGGCCTCCATGTACTCGATTAGCCGCTGGGTTTCCAGCTCAAAGCGGCGCATATTCACCCGGCGATCAACAATGTCGCCCGCCCGCTCTACCCGCAGATCTGTCGGAGTCATCACGTCTACCCGAATATCCTTTTCGTACTCGCCCATGGGCAGGTGGCGGTTTTCGAACCAGCCAATTTGAACCAGGGCTACGGGAATGGACAGGTCTTTGGTGGGATAGATCTGGGATCCGTCTACTGCGAAGGTGGCGATGCCAGTCAGACGATCGCGCACCCAGGCCAGACTCTGCTCTCGACTGGTCCAGGTCAGGTTGGATGGCAGAACCCAGTGGGGACAATTCCCCAGGGCCTCCAGGGGGGTTGCCCCTGGGTTTTCCCCGACTCCGCCCTCCTGCAACAGGGCTAACTGGGTATGGGAGAGCTGGGCCGCATCCGTGAGGGCAGCTTTATAGGTTTGGAGCAGTTGGAGCGCGGTCTGGCCAAAATTTTGGAAATCTGCTTGCTTGGCGTCTAGTTGGGCCAGAATTTGGGATGGTTTCAACACCATAGATGGAGATCAAAAAAGATGGACTGAACAGATTTAGTACAATTGTATCGAAGCCTGGGTTGCTGGCAAGATCTATTTTTTAAGTTCAGGGGTGCTTGCTGGTAAGGGCCAGCCCAGACTGGTTGGCTGTTCGTACACCTTTTTCAGGGTATTCATGTCTCGGGCCGAAATGGGGGGGGGCTGGCGGACCTGGGAAAAATACATGACATCTGCGGCATTAGAACTGTGCCCCCAAATGCCCAGGGCATGCCCCAGTTCGTGACGGGCCGCAGCCCGGATATAAGGTTCAGTCTGGGTGGGGCGAATCCGAATCGCGGCCCGATGCCAGAGATAGGGTTGCCCAGAAGAGGGGTCTGGCCTGGTATAGAGCTCAAAGCGGGTTTCTGCCGATCGGACCCGTCCCGTCGGGCCATGCTTGGCCTCACGGGAAAAGCGAATGGGTAGGCCCCCACGCCCGAAGGAAATATCGGCGACTTCGGGCTGTTGGACCATCTGTAGTGGGATATAAGCCTGCCAATCTTGCACAGCCTGCAAAACGGCAGAGGTCCAGCGCTGGCTGGGGCGATCGGTTCCTGCGGGCTCCACATAAACCCGAACCGGAAAACGAGACCAGATGAAATATCCCACTTCCACTGGCGTCACCTGGTCGAAATAGCCTCCTGACTGGTCTTTGTCCTGCCAGGCAGCCAGGGATGCTGGTAGGGGATGGACCTGGGGTGGGGGAAGATTGGGGAGACGATCGGCGATGCTACTGGACTGGGATTTCCCACCTGAGGGGGACAATAGAATCAGTGCTACAGCCAGAAAGCTGGCCCAAAGCCAGTGGGTCAGATATTTTTTCTGCCGGACCATGCTCGACGGCCCTGCTATTGGGGAGAAGGCGGCGTGGAAGGCAGCACCGGTACGGCGACAGACTGACCCAGCCAATTGGCACTCAGAATAATGGTCAGACCAATGAAGAGGACGGCCAGAATCCAGGTGATGCGGTTGAGATTTGTTTCAGCACTCCGGGTACTGGTAAACAGTTGGGCCTGACCGCCGATGCCGCCAATGCCATCCCCTTTGGGGCTATGTAATAGCACCAGGAT
Above is a window of Leptolyngbya sp. 'hensonii' DNA encoding:
- a CDS encoding DNA double-strand break repair nuclease NurA, with translation MVLKPSQILAQLDAKQADFQNFGQTALQLLQTYKAALTDAAQLSHTQLALLQEGGVGENPGATPLEALGNCPHWVLPSNLTWTSREQSLAWVRDRLTGIATFAVDGSQIYPTKDLSIPVALVQIGWFENRHLPMGEYEKDIRVDVMTPTDLRVERAGDIVDRRVNMRRFELETQRLIEYMEAHAGAEDCLVFLDGSLVATFAEPFEEPVRAFYTRCILALLRAADRHRVPLVAYIDTSYARDLTVMLQQLYELPEARTIHDAQLLGSFMKWGDRTPLFLCRRSGILSQYQEQQEQIAFTYLKAHDGYPVRLELPLWLYERDRLEQILDWVRGEIIIGSGYPYVIETADQTAVLKTEDRQAFYKLFQEWAEGEQLHLRLSRKMVSKVRRR
- the secG gene encoding preprotein translocase subunit SecG, with the protein product MTIVTILKAIWSTSALGLIILVLLHSPKGDGIGGIGGQAQLFTSTRSAETNLNRITWILAVLFIGLTIILSANWLGQSVAVPVLPSTPPSPQ